A window of the Butyricimonas virosa genome harbors these coding sequences:
- a CDS encoding MFS transporter: MSAKEVEWDGLPVPKRYWAILAIAMGITVSVLDGTIANVALPSIAEDLQATPSMSIWIVNAYQLAIVVSLLSLSSLGDILGYRRVYIGGLLIFSVTSLACALSDSLLTLTVARVFQGFGAAALASVNTSLIRIIYPKRHLGRGMGINALVVAVSAAGGPTIAAGILSVASWQWLFAINVPIVIAALILSFRFLPVNPVKRSGRKFDWISGLMNAFTFGLLIFSIEGFTHGMSLSILLPGIGVVLLVGYFFVRRQLSQEYPLLPVDLLKIPIFSLSVGTSVCSFVAQMLAMVSLPFFLQHTLGQDEVATGLLLTPWPLATMIAAPLAGRLIERVHAGLLGGVGLSIFSAGLFLLAVFANQVSNAGIALFMAMCGFGFGLFQTPNNSILISSAPQNRSGGASGMLGMARLTGQTTGTSLVALMFVVFPVDGTYASLYFAGGFATLAAIVSFTRVSLPEPELLRGKAKSG; encoded by the coding sequence ATGAGTGCGAAAGAGGTAGAGTGGGACGGGTTGCCTGTCCCGAAACGATACTGGGCGATTCTTGCCATTGCCATGGGAATTACGGTTTCCGTGTTGGACGGCACGATTGCTAACGTGGCGTTACCATCTATTGCAGAGGATTTGCAGGCAACACCGTCGATGTCTATTTGGATCGTGAATGCTTACCAGTTGGCTATTGTGGTTTCCTTGTTGTCCTTGTCTTCTTTGGGGGATATTTTAGGTTATCGGCGGGTGTATATCGGAGGTTTGTTGATATTTAGCGTGACTTCATTAGCTTGTGCGCTTTCCGATTCTTTGCTGACGTTGACAGTAGCCCGTGTATTTCAGGGATTTGGAGCGGCTGCATTGGCAAGCGTGAATACTTCTTTGATCCGGATTATTTATCCCAAACGACATTTGGGGCGAGGAATGGGTATCAATGCGCTAGTAGTTGCCGTGTCGGCGGCAGGAGGGCCGACGATTGCGGCGGGAATTTTGTCTGTTGCCTCCTGGCAGTGGTTGTTCGCGATAAATGTTCCCATTGTAATCGCGGCGTTGATTTTATCTTTTCGTTTTTTGCCCGTGAATCCGGTAAAGAGAAGTGGACGGAAGTTTGATTGGATAAGTGGGTTGATGAACGCATTTACGTTCGGGTTGTTGATTTTCTCTATCGAGGGGTTCACTCACGGGATGAGTTTATCTATACTGCTCCCGGGAATTGGGGTGGTGCTGTTGGTCGGCTACTTTTTCGTGCGTCGTCAGTTGTCGCAGGAATACCCCCTGTTGCCTGTTGATTTGTTGAAGATACCGATTTTTTCGTTGTCTGTGGGGACATCCGTGTGTTCTTTCGTGGCACAGATGCTGGCCATGGTTTCTTTGCCCTTCTTTTTGCAGCACACGTTGGGACAGGATGAGGTGGCGACGGGATTGTTGCTGACCCCTTGGCCCTTGGCAACGATGATTGCGGCTCCTTTGGCCGGGAGGTTGATTGAACGGGTTCATGCCGGGTTGTTGGGTGGCGTGGGGTTGTCGATATTTTCTGCGGGATTATTTTTATTAGCTGTCTTCGCGAATCAGGTTTCCAACGCTGGGATTGCTTTGTTTATGGCTATGTGTGGATTCGGGTTCGGGTTATTCCAAACACCGAATAATAGTATATTAATTTCTTCCGCACCACAGAACAGGAGTGGCGGGGCTAGCGGTATGCTGGGTATGGCCCGTTTGACCGGACAGACCACGGGAACCTCGTTGGTTGCATTAATGTTTGTTGTTTTTCCGGTAGATGGGACGTATGCTTCCCTCTATTTTGCGGGAGGGTTTGCCACGCTTGCCGCTATCGTGAGTTTTACCCGGGTTTCTTTGCCGGAACCGGAACTGTTGAGAGGAAAGGCTAAGAGTGGTTAA
- a CDS encoding Kelch repeat-containing protein: MRGAQLKNRSWLLYLIIIFLYSCEDNDDKISANLPELKKTFISISGSTGLYDAVTFNIGGTEYIGLGWNNIMGDNLHFSKYSPNFHEWEMIESVYPGKPRYGAVAFVIEGKAYVGLGYMLSHNVHEVYDDFFVYDTLTRNWEKLSFQFPGKARRGAVAFSIGGKGYVGTGTVNPGLPGDEEYLADFYEFDPQIGWKQISNISYPRYGATAFVAEGSGYVCFGNLYGGVSRECGIQKFDPNTGKWTGLPVCYEDGEIGRLLSRSGVKSFVLNKGGHDYVYIFGGLTSPSDKTLGWGYNPSKNIWKSVDYPVGGDYGFTIGEYGYAMSTGNGGGAFEAYIFRAID, from the coding sequence ATGAGAGGAGCACAGTTGAAAAATCGTAGTTGGCTGTTATATTTGATTATTATATTTTTGTATTCTTGTGAAGACAATGATGACAAAATAAGTGCCAATTTGCCGGAGCTAAAAAAAACATTTATTTCTATATCTGGAAGTACGGGGCTTTATGATGCGGTTACGTTTAATATTGGGGGAACGGAATATATCGGTTTGGGATGGAATAATATTATGGGAGATAATCTGCATTTTAGTAAGTATTCGCCAAATTTTCATGAGTGGGAAATGATTGAGAGCGTGTATCCGGGAAAACCTCGATACGGGGCAGTAGCGTTTGTTATTGAGGGAAAAGCTTATGTCGGTTTAGGTTATATGTTGAGTCATAATGTACACGAAGTGTACGATGATTTTTTCGTATATGATACCCTTACTCGCAATTGGGAAAAACTTTCGTTTCAGTTTCCCGGTAAAGCTCGTCGTGGTGCGGTTGCTTTCTCGATAGGCGGGAAAGGATATGTAGGGACGGGTACTGTTAATCCTGGTCTTCCGGGAGATGAGGAATATTTAGCTGATTTTTACGAGTTTGATCCTCAAATAGGTTGGAAACAAATATCAAATATTTCCTATCCACGTTACGGGGCAACTGCTTTTGTTGCAGAAGGGAGCGGGTACGTTTGCTTTGGAAATTTGTATGGAGGGGTTAGTAGAGAGTGTGGAATACAAAAATTCGATCCGAATACAGGAAAATGGACCGGATTGCCAGTTTGCTATGAGGACGGGGAGATTGGGCGGCTTTTGTCAAGGAGTGGCGTAAAATCTTTCGTCTTGAACAAGGGTGGACACGATTATGTTTATATTTTTGGAGGCCTGACATCACCAAGTGATAAAACTCTTGGATGGGGATATAATCCTAGTAAAAACATCTGGAAAAGTGTTGATTATCCTGTTGGAGGAGATTACGGATTTACTATTGGAGAGTATGGTTATGCTATGAGTACTGGGAATGGAGGGGGAGCATTTGAAGCTTATATTTTTCGTGCTATAGACTGA